A region from the Sutcliffiella horikoshii genome encodes:
- a CDS encoding response regulator transcription factor → MANYTVLVVDDEKEIRDAIEIYLKNEGVKVLKAQDGVEALEMLHENEVHLILLDVMMPRLDGISATHRIREEKNIPIIILSAKSEDTDKILGLQVGADDYVTKPFNPMELVARVKSQLRRYVTLGTFEGIKKVIDLNGLTIDKESKEVTVQGDPVKLTPIEYKIVELLMTNAGRVFSINDIYERVWKEPGYNAENTVAVHIRKIREKIEIDPKNPRYLKVVWGIGYKMEK, encoded by the coding sequence ATGGCGAACTATACGGTGTTGGTAGTGGATGATGAGAAAGAAATAAGAGATGCGATTGAAATTTATTTGAAAAATGAAGGTGTTAAAGTCTTAAAGGCTCAAGATGGGGTGGAAGCGTTAGAAATGCTTCATGAAAATGAAGTGCATTTAATTTTACTAGATGTGATGATGCCAAGGCTCGATGGTATTTCTGCAACACACAGGATCCGCGAAGAAAAGAACATTCCAATTATCATCTTAAGCGCAAAAAGTGAGGATACTGATAAAATCCTTGGGCTGCAGGTTGGAGCGGATGATTATGTAACAAAGCCTTTCAATCCGATGGAGCTTGTCGCAAGAGTGAAATCCCAGCTCAGGAGGTATGTCACACTTGGAACGTTTGAAGGAATCAAGAAAGTCATTGATTTAAACGGACTAACCATTGATAAAGAATCGAAGGAAGTTACGGTTCAGGGAGATCCGGTCAAGTTGACACCGATTGAATACAAAATAGTGGAATTGTTAATGACCAATGCCGGACGGGTGTTTTCCATCAATGATATATACGAGCGGGTTTGGAAAGAACCTGGCTACAATGCGGAAAATACAGTGGCGGTACATATTCGAAAAATTAGAGAGAAGATAGAGATAGATCCGAAAAATCCAAGATATTTAAAGGTGGTATGGGGGATTGGGTACAAGATGGAGAAATAG
- a CDS encoding glycosyl hydrolase family 18 protein produces the protein MQLRRKLTVILLALLVIGSAITIYLINFTKPVPANSKPEKTPEVVEEVTDYPPEIINFTHTSKEKEDSVVRGDVKLQLEAKDDNEIIKVEFYSSNGDYLIGEKSEAPYTINWSTDPWVENGEQILKVVVYDSTGQKAEATKKVTVENKEEPKADYKMVGYYAGWASYSGFQVTEMDASKLTHINYAFANISDDGEIVVGDPAIDYENFKQLQQLKKMHPHLKTMISVGGWTWSKNFSDAAATEESRSQFAESVRRFILDNGFDGVDLDWEYPVSGGHPDNINRPEDKRNYTLLLKKIRETLNEQEKKDGKEYLLTIVAGASESHAANMELSELHQYVDYIQLMTYDINGEWDELTGLNAPLYQDPNSRFHWQWSVKDGIDTYIASGVPSDKLVMGMPFYGRVFHEASADNNGLYQAFNGGSSLSYGKLAAEYIGKNGYKRHWIEETQVPVLYDGDTFISYDDEESIVKKTDFLKKNDLGGAMMWELSQDPDRVLLNRIYKELNK, from the coding sequence ATGCAACTTAGACGGAAACTTACGGTTATTCTTTTGGCTCTTCTAGTTATAGGAAGTGCCATAACTATATATTTGATAAATTTTACAAAGCCAGTACCAGCTAATTCAAAGCCAGAAAAGACACCCGAAGTCGTGGAGGAAGTAACAGATTACCCACCTGAAATTATTAATTTCACCCATACTTCAAAGGAGAAGGAAGATTCTGTAGTTAGAGGGGATGTAAAACTTCAATTAGAAGCAAAAGATGACAACGAAATCATTAAAGTTGAATTTTATTCAAGTAATGGCGACTACTTAATTGGTGAAAAGTCAGAAGCGCCATACACTATCAATTGGTCCACCGATCCTTGGGTGGAAAACGGGGAGCAGATACTGAAAGTTGTTGTGTATGATAGCACTGGACAAAAGGCGGAAGCAACGAAAAAGGTAACGGTAGAAAATAAAGAAGAACCGAAAGCGGACTACAAAATGGTCGGTTATTATGCCGGATGGGCCAGCTATTCCGGTTTCCAGGTCACCGAAATGGATGCTAGTAAACTGACACATATCAACTATGCGTTTGCTAATATATCAGACGATGGAGAAATAGTTGTGGGAGACCCAGCTATCGACTACGAAAATTTCAAGCAGCTGCAACAACTAAAGAAAATGCATCCTCATCTGAAAACAATGATTTCTGTGGGTGGTTGGACTTGGTCGAAGAACTTTTCGGATGCAGCGGCTACTGAAGAGTCTAGAAGCCAATTTGCAGAAAGTGTTCGACGCTTTATTTTAGATAATGGGTTTGATGGGGTGGATTTAGACTGGGAGTATCCGGTGAGTGGCGGCCATCCTGATAATATAAACCGCCCTGAGGATAAGCGAAATTACACACTATTACTTAAAAAGATTAGGGAAACCTTGAACGAGCAAGAAAAGAAGGATGGCAAGGAGTATTTGCTAACTATCGTAGCGGGAGCGAGTGAGTCACATGCTGCAAACATGGAATTATCAGAGCTGCATCAATATGTCGATTATATTCAGTTAATGACCTATGATATCAATGGGGAATGGGATGAGCTGACAGGATTGAACGCTCCATTGTATCAGGATCCTAACAGTAGGTTTCATTGGCAGTGGAGTGTAAAAGACGGCATTGATACGTATATCGCTAGCGGTGTGCCTTCCGATAAACTGGTTATGGGTATGCCGTTTTACGGAAGGGTATTTCATGAAGCTAGTGCTGACAATAATGGGTTGTACCAAGCGTTTAATGGAGGTTCCTCGTTAAGTTATGGAAAGCTAGCAGCGGAGTATATTGGTAAGAACGGATATAAGAGACACTGGATAGAAGAGACACAAGTACCAGTACTCTATGATGGCGATACGTTCATTAGCTATGATGACGAGGAATCCATTGTGAAGAAGACAGATTTTTTAAAAAAGAATGATCTTGGTGGAGCTATGATGTGGGAGTTGAGTCAAGATCCCGACAGAGTACTTTTAAATCGAATTTATAAAGAACTTAATAAATAA
- a CDS encoding BrxA/BrxB family bacilliredoxin, with amino-acid sequence MNIDFNMFMNDVVRTAREEMDNAGYEQLRTVEDVEEAFARKGTTLVMVNSVCGCAGGIARPAATHAVHYDKRPNNLVTVFAGQDKEATEKAREYFEGYPPSSPSFALLKDGKIVTMVERHEIEGHAPISVITKLQGYFEEHCEEL; translated from the coding sequence ATGAATATCGATTTTAATATGTTTATGAATGATGTTGTTCGTACAGCCAGAGAAGAAATGGATAACGCTGGCTATGAGCAACTTAGAACTGTAGAAGATGTGGAAGAAGCATTTGCTCGTAAAGGGACGACACTTGTAATGGTGAACTCTGTTTGTGGTTGTGCCGGCGGTATTGCACGCCCAGCTGCAACGCATGCGGTGCACTATGACAAGCGCCCGAACAACTTAGTTACTGTTTTCGCTGGTCAAGATAAAGAAGCGACGGAGAAAGCACGTGAATATTTCGAAGGCTACCCGCCATCCTCTCCATCTTTTGCATTATTAAAAGACGGTAAGATTGTAACGATGGTAGAAAGACACGAAATCGAAGGCCATGCGCCAATATCTGTTATCACAAAGCTACAAGGATATTTCGAAGAGCATTGTGAAGAGCTATAA
- the meaB gene encoding methylmalonyl Co-A mutase-associated GTPase MeaB → MTKERKPRKKVLKKQERSTADIISGIHEGVRSDLAQAITLVESNATRHFHKSQEIIQEIMPSTGRSVRIGISGVPGAGKSTFIEAFGLYLCEQGHKVAVLAVDPSSSKTGGSILGDKTRMEQLARHPQAFIRPSPSSGTLGGVHRKTRESILLCEAAGYDVILVETVGVGQSEAIVRDMVDFFLLLVLTGAGDELQGMKKGIMELVDAIVVNKADGDNKTRAEKTAHEYKQILHFLQPATEGWETKTFTCSALNNVNVDETWKIVQEFVQVTKKSGVFSERRNAQKKTWFYTSLKDQIERMFFDDEKVKKELPVLEKQVGEDEVSVSLAVEKLVGSYKHKL, encoded by the coding sequence ATGACTAAAGAGCGTAAACCGCGAAAAAAGGTGCTCAAAAAACAGGAGAGGAGTACAGCAGATATCATTTCAGGTATCCATGAAGGAGTCCGCTCTGACCTAGCTCAAGCCATCACGCTTGTGGAAAGCAACGCAACAAGACATTTTCATAAAAGCCAAGAAATCATCCAAGAGATCATGCCTTCCACTGGTCGCTCTGTTAGGATAGGGATCAGCGGCGTTCCAGGTGCAGGTAAGAGTACATTTATAGAAGCGTTTGGATTGTATTTATGCGAACAAGGCCACAAAGTCGCCGTGCTTGCAGTCGATCCGAGCAGTTCCAAGACAGGTGGCAGTATCCTTGGGGACAAAACAAGGATGGAACAACTCGCAAGGCATCCGCAGGCGTTCATCCGTCCATCTCCTTCAAGTGGCACGCTTGGCGGGGTACACCGTAAAACCCGTGAAAGCATCCTTTTGTGTGAAGCAGCAGGGTATGATGTAATTTTAGTAGAGACAGTCGGTGTCGGACAAAGTGAAGCGATAGTGCGCGATATGGTCGATTTCTTTTTACTGCTTGTTCTAACAGGCGCAGGGGATGAGCTTCAAGGCATGAAAAAAGGCATAATGGAGCTTGTTGATGCGATTGTCGTAAACAAAGCGGATGGAGACAATAAAACAAGAGCAGAGAAAACTGCTCATGAGTACAAACAAATCCTTCATTTCTTGCAGCCTGCAACAGAAGGATGGGAAACGAAGACGTTTACTTGTTCGGCTTTGAATAATGTGAATGTTGATGAGACGTGGAAGATCGTTCAGGAGTTTGTGCAAGTGACGAAGAAATCCGGAGTTTTTAGTGAACGCAGGAATGCACAAAAGAAGACTTGGTTCTATACATCTTTAAAGGATCAGATAGAGCGGATGTTTTTTGACGATGAAAAGGTGAAAAAAGAGTTGCCGGTGCTTGAGAAGCAGGTTGGGGAAGATGAAGTGTCTGTATCTTTAGCAGTGGAGAAGTTAGTGGGAAGTTACAAACATAAATTATAG
- the scpA gene encoding methylmalonyl-CoA mutase, whose product MKPDFSTRTLNKQATATQTVPLSNEAVEELFYETNEQIKLKANYTQADLGGADHLGTLPGIAPYLRGPYPTMYVNRPWTIRQYAGFSTAEESNAFYRRNLEMGQKGLSVAFDLATHRGYDSDHPRVEGDVGKAGVAIDSILDMKVLFDGIPLDKMSVSMTMNGAVLPIMAFYIVTAEEQGVSPERLSGTIQNDILKEYMVRNTYIYPPEMSMRIIGDIFAYTSQLMPKFNSISISGYHMQEAGAPADIELAYTLADGLEYVRTGLEAGIDIDKFAPRLSFFWAIGMNFFMEVAKMRAARFIWAKMMKEFLPQNPKSMALRTHSQTSGWSLTEQDPFNNVTRTCIEALAAANGHTQSLHTNALDEAIALPTDFSARIARNTQLYLQEETEITKVIDPWAGSYYVETLTKELIDKAWTHIEEIEELGGMAKAIETGLPKMRIEEASARRQAKIDSGKESIIGVNKFRLEKEDMAIDVLDIDNAEVRKKQILRLQELRENRDETEVVSALEALTDAARTGKGNLLELAVDAARARASLGEISDAIEKVANRHRAVIRSISGVYSSEFSNEEEMKSVKDKIEEFLELEGRRPRIMIAKMGQDGHDRGAKVISTAFADLGFDVDIGPLFQTPAETALQAVENDVHVIGISSLAAGHKTLLPQLVEELKKLNREDIIVVIGGVIPAQDYEFLYSKGASAIFGPGTVIPRAAEKVLEEIYERLGYEEVEETHD is encoded by the coding sequence ATGAAGCCTGATTTTTCAACGAGAACACTGAATAAACAAGCTACAGCCACACAAACTGTGCCATTATCCAACGAAGCTGTGGAAGAACTTTTTTATGAAACCAATGAACAGATTAAATTAAAAGCTAATTACACACAGGCCGACTTGGGTGGAGCCGATCATTTAGGAACTCTTCCTGGTATTGCCCCGTATCTGCGTGGACCTTACCCGACGATGTATGTGAATCGTCCATGGACGATCCGTCAGTATGCAGGTTTTTCCACAGCGGAAGAAAGCAATGCATTTTACAGAAGAAACCTGGAAATGGGGCAAAAGGGGTTGTCGGTTGCCTTTGACCTGGCGACACACCGTGGTTATGATTCTGATCATCCCAGAGTAGAAGGGGATGTTGGAAAAGCTGGTGTGGCCATTGATTCTATTCTTGATATGAAGGTTCTTTTTGATGGTATACCATTGGATAAAATGTCCGTTTCAATGACGATGAATGGTGCTGTTCTGCCGATTATGGCTTTCTATATCGTTACGGCTGAGGAACAAGGGGTAAGTCCGGAGAGGCTTTCCGGGACGATTCAGAATGATATTTTAAAAGAATATATGGTTCGTAATACGTATATTTATCCGCCAGAGATGTCGATGCGAATTATTGGCGATATTTTTGCTTACACGTCCCAGCTTATGCCGAAGTTTAATAGCATCAGTATTTCCGGTTATCATATGCAAGAAGCAGGAGCACCGGCGGATATTGAACTTGCCTATACGCTAGCAGATGGTCTGGAGTATGTGAGAACAGGACTTGAAGCGGGCATTGATATTGATAAATTTGCGCCGAGACTTTCGTTCTTCTGGGCAATTGGCATGAACTTTTTCATGGAAGTAGCGAAAATGCGGGCCGCTCGATTTATCTGGGCCAAGATGATGAAGGAGTTCTTGCCGCAAAATCCAAAGTCTATGGCTTTAAGGACCCATTCTCAAACGTCGGGTTGGAGCCTAACAGAACAAGATCCATTCAATAATGTAACGCGTACTTGCATTGAAGCATTAGCGGCTGCAAATGGGCATACGCAATCTTTGCACACTAACGCACTAGATGAAGCCATCGCACTACCTACAGACTTTTCCGCCCGTATTGCCCGCAATACGCAGTTGTATTTGCAGGAGGAAACGGAGATTACTAAAGTCATTGATCCATGGGCTGGTTCTTATTATGTGGAAACATTGACGAAGGAATTGATTGATAAAGCTTGGACACATATTGAAGAAATAGAAGAGCTTGGTGGCATGGCAAAAGCGATTGAAACCGGATTGCCGAAGATGAGAATAGAAGAAGCGTCGGCTCGCCGTCAGGCAAAGATCGATTCAGGAAAAGAATCTATCATTGGCGTGAACAAATTCCGTTTGGAAAAAGAAGATATGGCGATAGATGTTTTGGATATTGATAATGCCGAGGTGCGAAAAAAACAAATCCTTCGTTTGCAAGAGCTTCGTGAAAATAGAGATGAAACGGAAGTTGTTTCTGCTCTCGAAGCACTGACTGATGCGGCTCGTACAGGGAAGGGTAATCTACTGGAGCTAGCCGTGGACGCTGCCCGTGCCCGTGCAAGCCTTGGTGAGATTTCAGATGCTATTGAAAAGGTAGCAAACCGCCATCGTGCTGTCATCCGTTCTATCAGCGGCGTGTACAGCAGTGAATTCTCCAATGAGGAGGAGATGAAGTCCGTGAAGGATAAAATTGAGGAATTCCTCGAGCTCGAAGGAAGAAGACCGAGGATTATGATTGCGAAAATGGGCCAGGACGGCCATGACCGAGGTGCAAAAGTCATTTCAACTGCGTTCGCCGACCTTGGATTTGATGTGGATATTGGACCTCTTTTCCAAACACCGGCAGAAACAGCTCTGCAAGCAGTGGAAAATGACGTGCATGTTATCGGCATCAGCTCCCTCGCTGCCGGGCATAAAACACTTCTTCCACAACTCGTGGAAGAGTTGAAAAAATTGAACCGTGAAGACATCATCGTTGTAATTGGTGGGGTAATCCCGGCACAGGATTATGAATTCCTATATAGTAAAGGCGCTTCCGCAATCTTCGGACCTGGAACGGTCATCCCGCGTGCAGCCGAAAAGGTTCTGGAGGAAATCTACGAACGCCTTGGCTATGAGGAAGTGGAAGAGACGCATGACTAA
- a CDS encoding methylmalonyl-CoA mutase family protein, whose amino-acid sequence MSKLKEMKNNSFPKVTMEEWVEQAEKALKGKPVSKLNTVTYEGITRKPVYTENDRNNHASKQLIVKSDWTVSQLLYACTSFEELNAQLKQELGSGLQSIHFATYPSTEPNALVIKDQTDIKILFNDIAMDGITLQIHAGSSATTFINALIDSGMETKNLQGIIGADPVGELAVTGTLNQPLEQYYDEMKSNIEWKENNAPFLKTVWVQSNAYHNGGASAVQELAAVMATAVEYLQELMNRGMSIDEASQEIAFTFPVGSDFFMELSKLRAARVLWANIVEAFGGDEKAQRMKVHATTSMFTKSNLDPYVNMLRSTTEAFSAAIGGADSINVDSYQQGNDAFSRRIARNTHYILKEESFLDKVVDPAAGSYYVENLTNQLADEAWKLFQELDKLGGIVEALRTNFLQGRIAKVKEKRLEDVQGRKKVLVGTNMYANLQEELKWQISTTAIEENEHAPVKVQAIQPLRLSEAFESLRYQAKLYQEKQGTTPKVTLINLGSLATHKPRTDFSSGFFQVGGLQPVVSPSFENAKEIVEWISDQNITGYVCICGSDDTYEELLHAAVMAVNSPNRKVLVAGLPEEARQKELQEIGVSDFIHLRSNCYEQLVKIHQEMGLTDNEA is encoded by the coding sequence ATGAGTAAATTGAAAGAGATGAAGAACAATAGTTTCCCAAAAGTGACAATGGAAGAGTGGGTTGAGCAGGCAGAGAAAGCGTTAAAGGGGAAGCCTGTTTCCAAGCTCAACACCGTTACATACGAAGGCATTACACGTAAACCGGTATATACAGAAAACGATAGAAATAACCATGCATCCAAACAATTAATAGTAAAGTCTGATTGGACAGTCAGTCAGCTACTATATGCATGTACTTCATTTGAGGAACTAAATGCTCAACTGAAACAGGAACTAGGAAGTGGCTTGCAATCTATTCATTTTGCCACTTATCCATCAACAGAACCTAATGCATTAGTAATAAAAGACCAAACTGACATCAAGATATTATTCAATGATATTGCAATGGATGGCATAACTCTTCAAATACATGCTGGATCCAGTGCCACAACATTCATCAATGCGTTGATTGATAGCGGGATGGAAACAAAGAACCTGCAAGGAATCATTGGAGCAGATCCTGTCGGCGAGCTAGCAGTAACAGGCACACTAAATCAGCCACTGGAGCAATATTATGACGAAATGAAATCTAATATAGAGTGGAAAGAAAACAATGCTCCGTTCCTTAAAACAGTTTGGGTCCAGTCCAATGCTTACCATAACGGGGGAGCCAGTGCCGTGCAGGAGCTCGCAGCTGTGATGGCGACCGCTGTTGAATATTTGCAGGAACTTATGAATAGAGGCATGTCTATTGATGAAGCTTCCCAGGAAATAGCATTCACATTCCCGGTAGGCAGTGACTTCTTCATGGAACTCAGCAAGCTGAGAGCGGCAAGAGTGTTATGGGCAAATATCGTGGAGGCTTTTGGGGGAGATGAAAAAGCTCAAAGGATGAAGGTACATGCCACAACCTCTATGTTCACCAAATCTAATCTTGATCCGTACGTCAATATGCTCCGTTCCACAACCGAGGCATTCTCTGCCGCGATCGGTGGAGCAGACAGTATCAATGTGGACAGCTATCAGCAAGGTAATGATGCTTTCTCCCGAAGAATTGCAAGGAATACTCACTACATCTTAAAAGAAGAGAGTTTCTTAGACAAAGTTGTAGATCCTGCGGCAGGCTCTTATTACGTCGAAAACCTGACAAATCAATTGGCGGATGAGGCATGGAAGCTATTTCAGGAGCTGGACAAGCTTGGCGGAATTGTGGAAGCTCTGCGAACGAATTTCTTACAGGGCCGCATTGCCAAGGTAAAAGAAAAGCGACTTGAGGACGTCCAAGGCAGGAAAAAAGTGTTGGTCGGGACCAATATGTATGCAAATCTTCAAGAGGAGCTAAAGTGGCAAATAAGCACAACAGCTATCGAAGAAAATGAACATGCTCCAGTAAAAGTACAGGCTATCCAACCGTTAAGATTATCTGAAGCCTTTGAAAGCCTACGTTACCAAGCAAAGTTGTATCAGGAAAAACAGGGAACAACGCCAAAAGTTACCTTGATCAATCTTGGTTCATTAGCAACACACAAGCCACGAACGGACTTCTCATCAGGCTTTTTCCAGGTAGGAGGTCTTCAACCTGTTGTCAGTCCAAGCTTTGAAAATGCGAAAGAAATAGTGGAGTGGATATCTGATCAAAACATAACTGGTTATGTATGCATTTGTGGAAGTGATGATACTTATGAAGAGTTGTTACATGCAGCAGTTATGGCTGTAAATTCACCTAACAGAAAAGTATTGGTTGCTGGCTTGCCTGAAGAAGCACGTCAAAAAGAGTTGCAGGAAATAGGGGTTAGTGATTTTATTCATCTGCGCTCCAATTGTTATGAGCAATTAGTAAAGATACACCAAGAAATGGGGTTGACCGACAATGAAGCCTGA
- a CDS encoding NAD(P)-dependent alcohol dehydrogenase codes for MRAVVYTKYGPPEVLQLKEVDKPVPKDNEILVKIVATAVNAADWRLRKADPVAVKLFFGLTRPKKPILGGVLAGIVESVGCDVKRWKAGDEVFGSSGMNMGAYAEYICLPEDGVVALKPFNLSYVEAATVPFGGHTAIHFLRKANIQPRQKILIYGASGAVGTAAIQLAKLYGAEVTGVCSTANVEMVKSLGADKVIDYTKEEITGDNYDVIFDTVGKIPYEAVKKTLKKKGTWILGGAGVTQMVQGYWSGLSRGYKIISGLALEKEDDIRFLRELIEKGKYKAVVDKSYPMEQLSMAHSYVEKGHKKGNVGVIIDETLDTINK; via the coding sequence ATGAGAGCTGTAGTATATACCAAATACGGTCCACCAGAGGTACTTCAATTAAAAGAGGTCGATAAACCAGTTCCGAAAGATAATGAAATTCTGGTTAAAATAGTGGCGACAGCTGTCAATGCAGCCGATTGGCGTTTAAGAAAGGCGGACCCGGTAGCAGTGAAATTGTTCTTTGGGCTGACTCGACCTAAAAAGCCCATTCTCGGAGGTGTGCTCGCAGGAATAGTGGAATCTGTAGGGTGTGACGTTAAACGTTGGAAAGCAGGGGACGAGGTCTTTGGATCTTCAGGAATGAATATGGGTGCGTATGCGGAATACATATGTCTGCCTGAAGATGGAGTGGTCGCATTGAAACCATTCAATCTAAGCTATGTTGAGGCGGCCACTGTTCCGTTCGGCGGGCACACTGCCATTCATTTTCTAAGAAAAGCAAATATACAACCTCGGCAAAAAATTCTTATTTACGGTGCATCAGGTGCGGTGGGTACCGCAGCCATTCAACTAGCCAAATTATACGGTGCTGAGGTTACAGGGGTATGCAGCACAGCTAATGTAGAAATGGTAAAGTCTTTAGGGGCAGATAAAGTAATTGACTATACAAAAGAAGAGATTACTGGAGATAATTATGATGTCATTTTTGATACAGTTGGGAAAATTCCTTATGAAGCAGTCAAGAAAACTCTTAAGAAAAAAGGAACCTGGATACTAGGGGGAGCAGGAGTTACTCAGATGGTGCAGGGATATTGGAGTGGCTTGTCACGCGGCTATAAAATAATTTCAGGTCTTGCATTGGAAAAAGAAGACGATATTAGATTCCTGAGAGAACTGATTGAAAAAGGCAAGTATAAAGCAGTTGTCGATAAAAGCTATCCGATGGAACAATTATCAATGGCTCACAGCTATGTGGAAAAGGGACATAAGAAGGGGAATGTTGGGGTTATTATTGATGAAACTTTAGATACGATCAATAAGTAA
- a CDS encoding dihydrolipoamide acetyltransferase family protein — MAVEKITMPQLGESVTEGTISRWIVSVGDKVNKYDPLAEVMTDKVNAEIPSSFTGTIKELVAEDGDTLAVGEIICYIETEGGGEAEATADAPKEESAPAAAPAPSAEAEAPSTPAVQEDADAPNKRRYSPAVLRLAQENNVDLEQVKGSGAGGRITRKDIQAVIDSGNIPTADSKPAATQAPAAEAPKAAPAAPSAPAAASAPKAAQPVNVPVEAGDIEIPVTGVRKAIAANMLRSKHEAPHAWTMIEVDATNLVEYRNSLKSEFKKKEGYNLTFFAFFVKAVAQALKEFPQINSMWAGDKIVQKKDMNISIAVATDDALYVPVIRNADEKTIKGIAREITELANKVRAGKLTSAEMQGGTFTVNNTGSFGSVQSQGIINYPQAAILQVESIVKRPVVMDHGMIAVRDMVNLCMSLDHRVLDGLVCGRFLARVKEIIEKMSKENTSIY; from the coding sequence ATGGCAGTAGAAAAAATTACAATGCCACAGCTTGGGGAAAGCGTAACTGAAGGAACAATCAGCCGCTGGATCGTAAGCGTAGGCGACAAAGTAAACAAATACGACCCTCTAGCAGAGGTCATGACAGATAAAGTTAACGCAGAAATCCCATCTTCTTTTACAGGAACAATCAAAGAACTTGTAGCAGAAGACGGTGACACACTAGCAGTAGGAGAAATCATCTGCTATATCGAAACAGAAGGTGGCGGAGAAGCAGAAGCAACTGCCGACGCTCCTAAAGAGGAAAGTGCTCCTGCAGCTGCACCTGCACCTTCAGCGGAAGCAGAAGCGCCATCAACACCAGCTGTACAAGAGGATGCAGACGCACCAAACAAACGTCGCTACTCACCAGCAGTTCTTCGTCTTGCACAAGAAAACAATGTAGATCTTGAGCAAGTAAAAGGAAGCGGAGCAGGCGGACGTATTACAAGAAAAGACATCCAAGCGGTGATCGATTCTGGTAACATCCCAACTGCTGATTCCAAGCCGGCAGCAACTCAAGCTCCAGCTGCGGAAGCTCCGAAAGCGGCACCGGCTGCTCCATCTGCACCGGCAGCAGCAAGTGCGCCGAAAGCGGCTCAACCAGTGAACGTACCAGTAGAAGCAGGTGACATCGAAATCCCTGTAACTGGTGTACGTAAAGCAATCGCTGCAAACATGCTGCGCAGCAAACACGAAGCGCCACATGCGTGGACGATGATCGAAGTGGACGCTACAAACCTTGTAGAATACCGCAACTCCTTGAAGAGCGAATTCAAGAAAAAAGAAGGCTACAACCTTACTTTCTTCGCATTCTTCGTAAAAGCTGTTGCGCAAGCATTGAAAGAATTCCCACAAATCAACTCCATGTGGGCTGGCGACAAAATCGTCCAGAAAAAAGACATGAACATCTCCATCGCCGTTGCAACAGACGACGCACTGTATGTGCCGGTTATCCGTAACGCTGATGAAAAAACTATCAAAGGTATCGCGCGTGAAATCACAGAACTTGCCAACAAAGTTCGCGCTGGTAAATTAACATCTGCAGAAATGCAAGGTGGAACATTTACTGTCAACAACACTGGTTCGTTTGGATCTGTACAATCACAAGGCATCATCAACTACCCACAAGCAGCAATCCTGCAAGTGGAATCCATCGTGAAACGTCCAGTAGTCATGGACCACGGCATGATCGCTGTTCGCGATATGGTGAACTTATGTATGTCACTTGACCACCGAGTACTTGATGGCCTTGTATGCGGACGCTTCCTAGCTCGCGTTAAAGAAATCATCGAGAAAATGTCTAAAGAGAATACTTCGATTTATTAA